From the genome of Lentisphaera araneosa HTCC2155, one region includes:
- a CDS encoding type II secretion system protein has protein sequence MKQKFTLVELLVVVAIIGILVSLLLPSLNNAREKSKSAVCKSNLKQIGQFASMASDDNDQWTVALDWSHSNPGFTGTLVNYSGTDRYITQATKSGLYHCPSLGSLAGTSQAAYLYTSYGVNGLTVPHATRETRGNRKLNEIVDSANKVYFADITTNSIYQQFLYNPGISKPLFRWHGSSSSLGKSNVNWFDGSVRIEPGDFDAGPDAWNKYFGELD, from the coding sequence ATGAAACAAAAATTTACATTAGTTGAGCTATTAGTCGTTGTTGCCATCATTGGGATATTGGTCTCACTACTCTTACCTAGCTTAAACAATGCTCGGGAGAAATCCAAGTCAGCTGTTTGTAAAAGTAACCTCAAACAAATTGGCCAATTTGCCTCCATGGCCTCAGATGATAATGATCAATGGACGGTAGCTCTAGACTGGAGTCATTCCAATCCAGGTTTTACCGGTACTTTGGTGAATTATAGTGGTACTGATAGATATATTACACAAGCAACTAAATCCGGTTTATATCACTGTCCTAGCCTAGGCAGCTTAGCCGGCACATCTCAAGCGGCTTACCTATACACATCTTATGGCGTTAATGGACTTACTGTTCCCCACGCGACTAGGGAAACTCGTGGCAATCGTAAATTAAATGAAATCGTTGATTCGGCCAACAAAGTCTATTTTGCCGATATTACTACAAACTCAATCTACCAACAATTTTTATATAATCCTGGTATAAGTAAGCCTCTCTTTCGCTGGCATGGCTCTAGCAGCAGTTTAGGCAAATCAAATGTTAATTGGTTCGATGGGAGTGTACGCATCGAACCCGGTGATTTCGATGCCGGGCCTGATGCTTGGAATAAGTATTTCGGAGAACTCGATTAA
- a CDS encoding SMP-30/gluconolactonase/LRE family protein, whose protein sequence is MNTKFIFIILFLSKSLLWGADDLVFAKGSQWEVLSVGHKYAEGMAWDSEGNFYFTDVPRSQLFKIDRESNQKTLVVADTGVANGIAFGPDGRLYGCARDAIASWNTSTWEAKVHGVGAHSNDLAILDDGTLFYTDPKTHSIWRLDGKSKKRSLALSLKFRPNGLTLSPDKKTLLVAAFFADTIYAFPINDFGKVEDEAEVAYVLATPSNGRGLLDGMQVLPNGKLVAGTALGIQIVEPHSKDKRGSIILIPSPVQDSRCNYVRISPDGKWLYGCFVKEVRRRRIELKLTSKE, encoded by the coding sequence ATGAATACAAAATTTATCTTCATCATTCTTTTTCTCTCTAAGTCTCTGTTATGGGGTGCGGATGATCTTGTTTTTGCTAAAGGCTCTCAATGGGAAGTCTTATCTGTCGGCCACAAATATGCCGAGGGCATGGCCTGGGATTCAGAAGGGAACTTTTATTTTACTGATGTCCCACGTAGTCAGCTTTTTAAGATTGATCGAGAAAGTAATCAAAAAACTCTCGTAGTGGCTGATACCGGGGTCGCTAATGGCATCGCTTTCGGGCCCGATGGCCGGCTTTACGGCTGTGCTCGTGATGCTATAGCATCTTGGAACACATCAACTTGGGAAGCAAAAGTTCACGGAGTAGGGGCTCACTCAAATGACTTGGCTATTCTCGATGATGGAACATTATTTTATACGGATCCAAAAACCCATAGCATCTGGCGACTGGATGGAAAATCTAAAAAACGCAGCTTGGCCCTCTCTCTTAAATTTAGGCCCAACGGATTGACTTTAAGTCCCGATAAAAAGACCCTGTTAGTTGCCGCATTTTTTGCAGATACTATTTATGCTTTTCCGATTAATGACTTTGGAAAAGTTGAAGATGAAGCTGAGGTGGCCTACGTCTTAGCTACACCTTCTAATGGCAGGGGCCTCTTAGATGGCATGCAGGTTTTACCCAATGGTAAACTCGTTGCCGGAACAGCGCTGGGGATACAAATTGTTGAACCCCACAGCAAGGATAAAAGAGGCTCTATTATACTGATTCCTTCTCCGGTACAGGACTCCCGTTGCAATTATGTGCGCATCAGTCCCGATGGGAAATGGCTTTACGGCTGCTTTGTCAAAGAAGTGCGTCGCCGTCGAATTGAACTCAAATTAACCTCAAAAGAATGA